The window CCGCTTTTATTCTGACTCCTGACTCCTGACTCCTGACTTTCGTAGGAATACCGGTTTCCGTTCAGGTACGGCCTATCTTCCGGAGCCTGTTCGGGGGTTGACAAGCCTGTCCAAGATGATGGAAACCGCCGAACGCACGGAAAGATGGTTATAAGAACCTCTTCCGGTAATGGGTGTCAGAATTCTATCCGAAAGCTGAAGTGCTTCCTCAGATAATCCCCACGCGGTCCCGAAAACCAGCAGGCAATTCCCCTCCCTTTCCACCCAGTTGCACAATTCCTCGTCCTGAATGGTGCCTTGTGATTGCCTGGCCGTGGTTGCAACCGTCATGAGCGGTATATCCGGATGCCTGCCGAGGATTTCACAACGCACTTCTTCGAGCGTGTCTCGTATGGCGACCAACTTCAGCGCTTCTTTGCGGTCGGGATTGGCGATGCCGCCATATCCGCTGATCCAGTGGTCCACGATCTGGCCTACCAGAGTCTTCTGATCGACGAGTGGCGTCACGATGAAGATCCGTTCGACGCCGAAAGTTCTCCCCGCCCGTGCGAGGTCATGAATATCGAGATTCGTAACGGCGGAGGCGATTGTCTGACCGTCACGATTTCTGACCGGATAATGAACCAGCGCCAAGTATATCCGACCTGTCAATAAACGAGTCAAGTTGTTTCCGCCATGATTTCAATATGTCAATTTCTTCCGCCGAAAAACGACGTTCCGCCAGAAGGTCCGGTCTTTTGAGAAAGGTCCGGATCATGGAGGATTCAAGCTGCCAATGGCTGATCTTCTGATGGTGGCCGGAAAGCAGGATATCTGGCACCTGCTCATTTTCGAATATCGCCGGCCGCGTGTACTGTGCATGCTCCAGCAGGTGATTTTCAAAAGAATCGCTTGCAGCGGAGTATTCACTTCCCAGGGCTCCGGGGAGTAAACGGACGACGCTCTCCATGACGACCATGGCCGGTATCTCACCACCGGTCAGAATGTAATCGCCGATGGAGATTTCATCGTCGATTACCGCATGAACGACCCGCTCATCGATGCCTTCATACCGGCCGCAGACCAGAATCAGGGAGGATTCGGCCGATAGCTCGCGGGCCATCGGTTGGGTGAAAACCCTGCCCTGAGGGCTCATTAAAATGCAGCGGCTTCTTTCGGAGATGCTTTTTGCCCATCGAATAGCATCGACGAGCGGACCCGGTTTCATGACCATGCCGGGGCCGCCACCGTAAGGCCGATCATCGGTTGTCATATGCTTATCAGTGGCAAACCGTCTCAGATCGATGGCTGTGGTATGCAGGATGCCGCTTTCAATGGCCCTGCGCAGAATCCCATAATTCCAGAATCCCTCGAACAGGCTGGGGAAAATGGAGACCGTCATGAAATGCATGAAGCGCCGTTTTCCGGATGGGCCAGATTTCCCAATTTTTCAACGGGCATGTTCTCCGGCAGGTCGACCCATATCGCCTGTTTTGTGATTTCGATTGTCTTCACAAAGGACTCGACCATCGGAATCATCAATTCCGAATCCGCGTTGCGTACAACCAGCAAGTCATGCGGGCCTGCCGAAATCAGACGATATACTCTCCCGATGGGCTTTCCTTCGAGTGTCTTGACTTCGAGACCGATCAGTTCGAACCAGTAATAGGTATCTGACTCAGGTGCCGGAAATGCGGATATCGGTAGGAACAGTTCCGCCCCGATGAGCCGCTGGGCTTGTTCCCTGGTGGTGATGCCTTCCAGATCGATGATCAGTGATCTGCCATGCATGCGGTAGGCATCGACCCGATACGAAACCCTTTTCTGTTGCGAAACCGTCAGCGGGCAGGGGGTGTCGAAAATGGCGGGGTCCTCACAAAAGGATTTCACCTTCAGGCTTCCCCGAATTCCGTGAGCACCGACAATTTTGCCGACCGCGATCAGTTGTTCTGCTCCCATCACCAGGCGATCATTCAATGATTTCAAGCATGGTTCGCTTTTTCATCTTGGCCGAGGCTGCGCTGAGAATGGTTCGGAGCGCTTTGGCGGTTCTTCCCTGTTTTCCGATGATTTTGCCCAAGTCTTCTTTGGCCACCCTGAGTTCAAGGATGGAAGCCGGATTTCCTTCCCGTTCGGATACAACAACCTCGTCCGCTTGATCGACGAGTGCCCGGGCGATGGTGGCAATCAGCTCTTTCATTGCCCTGTCTCCTTCTTAGGGGTCTGGGTAACGGATGATCACAGACAGCACCGAAGGGCTTTCCGGCGTAACCCTCCGGTGCGGATGAGGTAAAGCCGATGGGAAGAGCCGGTCAAACAGGGTGCATCAAGGATTTGCCGGCCATTGCATCGTATATGCAGCCAAGGTGAATTCCGGTAACCGACGATGCCATGCAATCGCCCAGCGACGCATTTTCCGAAAGATCACCGGAACCCCGCCACATGCAGCGGAGCTACACCCCAATGAATCAATGTTGTCTGAGCGGCTGCCTACGATTCCTCCTCTCCGCCAGCGGAGAGAGGGGACCGACTGGCATTGGAACGATTATGCCTGCAAATGTTTCTTTAAGAGATTCCTGACAGTATCGGTTGGTTTGGCGCCCTGAGTGAGCCAATAATTTACCCGATCAGCCTTCAGTTTGACTTCCGCCGGATCGACCAGTGCGTTGTATGTCCCGAGGTTTTCCAGAAATTTTCCATCTCTGGGGCACTGACTGTCTGCAGCGACGATTCTATAGAACGGGCGTTTGGGAGCGCCGTGTCTTGCCAGTCGAATTCTTACCGCCATAATACCCTTAACTCCTTGATTCGTAGGAATGGAACATCAGAATTTCAGCATGCCGCGGCCCATCCGCTTCATGCCGCCTTTGGTGAATTGTTTCATCATTCTAAGAACATGCTCGTAATTTTTCAACAAATTATTTACATCCTGAACACTTGTGCCGCTTCCTGTTGCGATTCTTCTTTTCCGGTTTGCATTGATGATATCGTGTTTTTTGCGTTCCTGAGGTGTCATGGAATTGATGATGGCAATGATGTGAGCGAGTTCCTTTTCATCGACATCGATGTCCTTGAATGCCTTGTTTTGTCCAAGACCCGGAATCATCCGAATGAGGTCTCCAATGGAGCCCATCTTTCGGATTTGGATCATCTGGTCCCTGAAATCCTCAAGGGTAAACTGGTTCTTGCGAAGCTTTTTTTCGAGTTCAATTGCCTTCTTCTGGTCGACGACAGCCTGGGCTTTTTCGATCATCGTCAACAAATCGCCCATGCCGAGAATGCGGGATGCCATCCGCTCGGGATGGAACGGTTCGATGTCGCCGAGCTTTTCGCCGATACCGACATATTTGACCGGTCGTTCGATCATTGCCTTGATCGAGAGCGCCGCACCTCCTCGTGCATCACCATCCATTTTGGTGAGGACGACACCACCGATGCCAACGGCCTGATGAAAAGATGTGGCCATGTTGACAGCATCCTGCCCCGTCATGGCATCGGCAACCAGAAGGATATCGGAGGGGTGCACGGCATCACGGATGCGGCTCAGCTCCTGCATGAGAGCGTCGTCGATGTGCAGCCGTCCGGCGGTATCGAGCAGTATGACGTCTGCGCCCTGGGTAGCAGCTATTCGTTTGGCGTCTTCTGCAATGAAGACCGGGTCCATGTCCGTTGTCGTGGGATAGGTCGGCACCCCGATCTGTTCGCCGAGCTTTGTGAGCTGCTCGATGGCCGCAGGCCTGTAGATATCCAATGGGACCAGGTAGGGTTTGTGACCTTTCTTGCGAAGATATACGGCCAATTTCCCGGCGGTAGTCGTTTTGCCGGACCCTTGGAGGCCGACCAGCATGACGGCCGCCGGTTTGGCCCCGGAAAGATTGATATCTTCATGCCGCAAGCCCATCAGTTTCGTCAGTTCATCGTTGACGATCTTGACGACCTGCTGGCCCGGTGTCAGGCTTTCCATCACCTCCTGCCCGAGGGAGCGAACCCGGATATCCTCGATCAGCTTTTTGACGACTTTATAGTGAACATCGGCTTCGAGCAAGGCAACCCGAACGGCTTTCAAACCCTCCTGGACATTTTTTTCATCGAGTTTGCCATGTCCTTTCAATTGCTTGAAAACAGTACTCAGTTTGTCGGTCAGGTTCTCAAACATGATCGGCTTTCAGGAGGATGTTGAAGAATCACTTTCGGGTAACGCCATAACCGTAAG of the Desulfatirhabdium butyrativorans DSM 18734 genome contains:
- the rimM gene encoding ribosome maturation factor RimM (Essential for efficient processing of 16S rRNA), translated to MKSLNDRLVMGAEQLIAVGKIVGAHGIRGSLKVKSFCEDPAIFDTPCPLTVSQQKRVSYRVDAYRMHGRSLIIDLEGITTREQAQRLIGAELFLPISAFPAPESDTYYWFELIGLEVKTLEGKPIGRVYRLISAGPHDLLVVRNADSELMIPMVESFVKTIEITKQAIWVDLPENMPVEKLGNLAHPENGASCIS
- a CDS encoding KH domain-containing protein codes for the protein MKELIATIARALVDQADEVVVSEREGNPASILELRVAKEDLGKIIGKQGRTAKALRTILSAASAKMKKRTMLEIIE
- the rpsP gene encoding 30S ribosomal protein S16 gives rise to the protein MAVRIRLARHGAPKRPFYRIVAADSQCPRDGKFLENLGTYNALVDPAEVKLKADRVNYWLTQGAKPTDTVRNLLKKHLQA
- the trmD gene encoding tRNA (guanosine(37)-N1)-methyltransferase TrmD, whose protein sequence is MHFMTVSIFPSLFEGFWNYGILRRAIESGILHTTAIDLRRFATDKHMTTDDRPYGGGPGMVMKPGPLVDAIRWAKSISERSRCILMSPQGRVFTQPMARELSAESSLILVCGRYEGIDERVVHAVIDDEISIGDYILTGGEIPAMVVMESVVRLLPGALGSEYSAASDSFENHLLEHAQYTRPAIFENEQVPDILLSGHHQKISHWQLESSMIRTFLKRPDLLAERRFSAEEIDILKSWRKQLDSFIDRSDILGAGSLSGQKS
- a CDS encoding RNA methyltransferase; protein product: MALVHYPVRNRDGQTIASAVTNLDIHDLARAGRTFGVERIFIVTPLVDQKTLVGQIVDHWISGYGGIANPDRKEALKLVAIRDTLEEVRCEILGRHPDIPLMTVATTARQSQGTIQDEELCNWVEREGNCLLVFGTAWGLSEEALQLSDRILTPITGRGSYNHLSVRSAVSIILDRLVNPRTGSGR
- the ffh gene encoding signal recognition particle protein produces the protein MFENLTDKLSTVFKQLKGHGKLDEKNVQEGLKAVRVALLEADVHYKVVKKLIEDIRVRSLGQEVMESLTPGQQVVKIVNDELTKLMGLRHEDINLSGAKPAAVMLVGLQGSGKTTTAGKLAVYLRKKGHKPYLVPLDIYRPAAIEQLTKLGEQIGVPTYPTTTDMDPVFIAEDAKRIAATQGADVILLDTAGRLHIDDALMQELSRIRDAVHPSDILLVADAMTGQDAVNMATSFHQAVGIGGVVLTKMDGDARGGAALSIKAMIERPVKYVGIGEKLGDIEPFHPERMASRILGMGDLLTMIEKAQAVVDQKKAIELEKKLRKNQFTLEDFRDQMIQIRKMGSIGDLIRMIPGLGQNKAFKDIDVDEKELAHIIAIINSMTPQERKKHDIINANRKRRIATGSGTSVQDVNNLLKNYEHVLRMMKQFTKGGMKRMGRGMLKF